The proteins below come from a single Caenibius sp. WL genomic window:
- a CDS encoding PTS sugar transporter subunit IIA yields MIGMILVTHGHLADEFVHAMEHVVGAQSAVKTVCIGPNDDMEARRAEIRAAIGDVDSGDGAIVLTDLFGGTPSNLAISLMEAGKVEVIAGINLPMLIRLAGARKAMPIIDAVAAARDAGRNYITVASEFLGQEA; encoded by the coding sequence ATGATCGGAATGATTCTGGTGACTCATGGCCACCTGGCCGATGAATTCGTCCATGCCATGGAACATGTGGTGGGCGCGCAATCGGCGGTGAAGACGGTGTGCATCGGCCCCAATGACGATATGGAAGCCCGCCGCGCTGAAATTCGCGCCGCCATCGGCGACGTCGACAGCGGCGATGGCGCCATCGTGCTGACCGACCTGTTCGGCGGCACCCCGTCCAATCTCGCCATCTCCCTGATGGAAGCGGGCAAAGTGGAAGTGATCGCCGGGATCAATCTGCCGATGCTGATCCGCCTGGCTGGCGCGCGCAAGGCGATGCCGATAATAGACGCCGTGGCCGCCGCGCGCGATGCGGGCCGCAACTATATAACTGTGGCGTCGGAATTCCTCGGCCAGGAAGCCTGA
- the rapZ gene encoding RNase adapter RapZ produces the protein MGRKSEDDRQRILLITGMSGAGKTTALRVLEDLGWEAMDNFPVRLLSRLLREEGSPAAEGARAPLAIGFDTRTRGFDPEKIIPQVQELTQRDDLVISTLFLDCSGQELERRYNENRRRHPLADGKPVAVGITAERELLAQLRHWADAVINTTDFSSHDLQQAIRGQFADDAAREMTVTVSSFGFARGMPPMADLLFDMRFLDNPHWQPDLRPLTGKDAPVGEHIMRDPAYAESFERIRDLLLLLLPRYEKQGKSYVNIAFGCTGGRHRSVFVAEQIAKALHNAGFSPTVLHRNLGARAAEMIEGPPQS, from the coding sequence ATGGGACGCAAATCAGAAGATGATCGCCAGCGTATTCTGCTGATCACCGGCATGTCGGGCGCGGGGAAGACCACCGCGCTGCGCGTGCTGGAAGACCTGGGCTGGGAAGCGATGGACAATTTCCCGGTCCGCCTGCTGTCGCGTCTCCTGCGCGAAGAAGGCAGCCCCGCCGCCGAAGGCGCGCGCGCGCCGCTCGCCATCGGCTTCGACACGCGCACGCGCGGCTTCGACCCCGAGAAGATCATTCCGCAGGTGCAGGAACTGACCCAGCGGGACGATCTGGTGATCTCCACGCTGTTTCTCGACTGTTCCGGTCAGGAACTGGAACGCCGCTACAACGAAAACCGCCGCCGCCATCCTCTGGCCGATGGCAAGCCAGTGGCTGTCGGCATCACCGCCGAACGCGAGCTGCTGGCACAGTTGCGGCACTGGGCCGATGCGGTCATCAACACCACCGATTTTTCGAGCCACGATCTGCAACAGGCGATTCGCGGCCAGTTCGCCGATGACGCGGCGCGCGAAATGACCGTGACAGTCAGCAGCTTCGGCTTCGCCCGCGGCATGCCGCCGATGGCCGATCTGCTGTTCGACATGCGTTTTCTCGACAATCCGCACTGGCAGCCGGATCTGCGCCCGCTGACCGGCAAGGATGCGCCGGTGGGCGAACATATCATGCGCGATCCCGCCTATGCCGAGAGTTTCGAACGGATTCGCGATCTGCTGCTGCTGCTGCTGCCGCGATACGAAAAGCAGGGCAAAAGCTACGTCAACATCGCCTTCGGCTGCACCGGGGGCCGCCACCGGTCGGTCTTCGTGGCCGAACAGATCGCGAAAGCCTTGCACAACGCCGGATTTTCGCCCACTGTCCTCCATCGTAATCTGGGGGCCCGAGCTGCTGAGATGATCGAGGGGCCTCCCCAGTCATGA
- a CDS encoding stimulus-sensing domain-containing protein has translation MAGSLFYIDSYRKQLLDERFKLARSEAQIIAEGLLVIPSRDRRNALLAQVGTEQKLRLRLYNPQGKLVADSFALAPPSFRLIDPATEPWYQDAARLLDRWMDALLGTPEIPAYREPADIASNADAWPELHRARSTMQYQIALRYAPDRTPMISAAVPVGKDGAMLLTTRNAIDITENVRAARQTLAIIVALAFAVSIQLSLFLARTIVQPLRALVRAAVRVRLGRAREVEVPRLPERRDEIGMLARALSDMTAALRQRIDAVEHFAADVAHEIKNPLASLRSALDSLHRVQDAGLRAQLTAIALHDVHRIDRLVTEIADASRVDAELSRAVFEPIDLERLIGNTLAARNDRGENGGHTIRFERRGGTRAVVLGVPMRLERAIVNLLDNAVSFSPPDGGIDVILATTQERVQVIVCDRGPGIPESEREKVFERFHSVRPETEDFGQHSGLGLAIARTIAEAHEGTLSATARPDGAGGACLVLNLPLRHGV, from the coding sequence ATGGCTGGCAGCCTGTTCTATATCGATTCCTACCGCAAGCAGTTGCTCGACGAGCGTTTCAAACTGGCCCGCAGCGAAGCGCAGATCATCGCCGAAGGGCTGCTGGTCATCCCTTCCCGCGACCGGCGCAACGCCCTGCTGGCGCAAGTCGGCACCGAACAGAAACTGCGCCTGCGGCTCTACAACCCCCAGGGCAAGCTGGTGGCCGACAGCTTCGCGCTTGCCCCGCCGTCCTTCCGCCTGATCGATCCGGCGACAGAGCCCTGGTATCAGGACGCCGCGCGGCTTCTCGACCGGTGGATGGATGCCCTGCTCGGCACGCCAGAAATTCCGGCCTATCGCGAACCGGCAGATATCGCCTCCAACGCCGATGCCTGGCCCGAACTGCACCGCGCGCGATCCACGATGCAATATCAGATCGCCCTGCGCTACGCCCCCGATCGCACGCCGATGATTTCCGCCGCCGTGCCGGTGGGCAAGGACGGGGCGATGCTGCTGACCACGCGCAACGCGATCGATATCACCGAAAACGTCCGCGCCGCGCGCCAAACTCTCGCCATCATCGTGGCGCTGGCTTTTGCCGTATCGATCCAGCTTTCGCTGTTCCTTGCCCGCACGATCGTGCAGCCGCTGCGCGCGCTGGTGCGGGCGGCGGTGCGGGTGCGTCTTGGCCGCGCGCGCGAAGTGGAAGTGCCCCGCCTGCCCGAACGGCGCGACGAGATCGGGATGCTCGCCCGCGCGCTCTCCGACATGACCGCCGCCCTGCGCCAGCGGATCGACGCGGTTGAACATTTCGCGGCCGATGTCGCGCATGAGATCAAGAACCCGCTGGCCAGCCTGCGCAGTGCGCTCGATTCCCTTCACCGGGTGCAGGACGCCGGCCTGCGCGCGCAATTGACCGCCATCGCGCTTCACGATGTCCACCGGATCGACCGGCTGGTGACGGAAATCGCCGATGCCAGCCGGGTCGATGCCGAACTGAGCCGCGCGGTGTTCGAGCCGATCGATCTCGAACGCCTGATCGGCAACACGCTCGCCGCGCGGAACGACCGGGGGGAAAATGGCGGCCACACCATCCGCTTCGAGCGGCGCGGCGGCACCCGGGCGGTGGTGCTGGGCGTACCGATGCGGCTGGAGCGGGCCATCGTCAATCTGCTCGACAACGCGGTGTCCTTCTCCCCGCCCGATGGTGGGATCGACGTGATTCTCGCCACCACGCAGGAACGGGTGCAGGTGATCGTCTGCGATCGCGGCCCCGGCATTCCGGAAAGCGAACGGGAAAAGGTGTTCGAACGGTTCCATTCGGTGCGCCCGGAGACGGAGGATTTCGGCCAGCACAGCGGGCTGGGCCTCGCCATCGCGCGCACGATCGCGGAAGCGCACGAAGGCACCTTGTCCGCCACCGCCCGCCCCGATGGCGCAGGCGGGGCCTGCCTCGTGCTCAATCTGCCGCTGCGGCACGGCGTCTGA
- a CDS encoding response regulator transcription factor, which produces MASDCSAEPPRTIALVDDDRNILTTVSIALQAEGFVTRVYSDGSAALKALTENPPDLAVFDIKMPRMDGMELLRRLRETSDLPVIFLTSKDDEQDEEAGLAMGADDYIAKPFSQRLLVARIRAILRRKPPLAADAAPDEGQTGSEDDAQELVRGRLAMDPARHQVSWNGTPVSLTVTEFLLLEALATRPGVIKSRNQLMDAAYPDDVFVDDRTVDSHIKRMRRKFRAIDPEFSAIETLYGAGYSFDGA; this is translated from the coding sequence ATGGCTTCCGACTGTTCCGCAGAACCGCCCCGCACCATCGCGCTGGTCGATGACGATCGCAATATCCTGACCACCGTTTCCATTGCGCTGCAGGCGGAAGGTTTCGTCACCCGCGTCTATTCCGATGGCAGCGCCGCGCTCAAGGCACTGACGGAAAACCCGCCCGATCTCGCCGTGTTCGATATCAAGATGCCGCGCATGGATGGGATGGAGCTGTTGCGGCGGCTGCGCGAAACCTCGGACCTGCCGGTGATTTTCCTCACCAGCAAGGATGACGAGCAGGACGAGGAAGCGGGCCTGGCCATGGGCGCGGACGATTATATCGCCAAGCCGTTCAGCCAACGCCTGCTGGTGGCGCGCATCCGGGCGATCCTGCGCCGCAAACCTCCGCTGGCCGCCGATGCCGCGCCCGACGAGGGCCAGACCGGCAGCGAAGACGATGCGCAGGAACTGGTCCGGGGCCGTCTGGCGATGGACCCAGCGCGCCATCAGGTTTCATGGAACGGCACGCCCGTTTCGCTGACTGTGACCGAATTCCTCCTGCTCGAAGCGCTGGCGACGCGGCCGGGGGTGATCAAGTCGCGCAACCAGTTGATGGACGCGGCCTATCCCGACGATGTCTTCGTCGACGACCGGACCGTGGACAGCCATATCAAACGGATGCGGCGCAAGTTCCGCGCCATCGACCCCGAATTTTCCGCCATCGAAACGCTTTACGGCGCCGGGTACAGCTTTGACGGCGCTTGA
- a CDS encoding phosphoenolpyruvate carboxykinase — MTTSLSLPLDKQGINTNATIYANLGTAPLVEHALANGEGKLAADGPLVVETGKHTGRSAKDKFTVRDAETENTVWWGKSNVPMTPEHFAALKADFFAALGEKDKLYVADLFGGSQPEHRVKVRVINEMAWHNLFIRTLLVRPTAADLEGFAPEYTIIDLPSFRADPERHGCRSETVIAVNLSEKLILIGGTRYAGEMKKSVFGILNYLLPAKGVMPMHCSANIGADGKSAVFFGLSGTGKTTLSADASRTLIGDDEHGWSDTAVFNFEGGCYAKMIRLSADAEPEIYATTKRFGTVLENVVMDEATRQLDLDDNTLAENTRGAYPLEFIPNTSEANLGPVPSNVIMLTADAFGVLPPIARLTPDQAMYHFLSGYTAKVAGTEIGVTEPEATFSTCFGAPFMPRHPSVYGNLLKERIAKGGVSCWLVNTGWTGGKYGVGKRMPIKETRALLNAALDGSLNNVEFRKDPNFGFDVPVAVPGVDTTILDPRSTWADKDEYDATAAKLVQLFVDNFAQFEDHVDESVKQAAPAA; from the coding sequence TTGACGACATCGCTTTCCTTGCCCCTCGATAAACAGGGGATCAACACCAACGCCACGATTTACGCCAATCTCGGCACCGCTCCGCTGGTCGAGCACGCGCTGGCGAATGGCGAAGGCAAGCTCGCTGCCGATGGTCCGCTGGTCGTCGAAACCGGCAAGCACACCGGCCGTTCCGCCAAGGACAAGTTTACCGTCCGCGACGCGGAAACGGAAAACACCGTGTGGTGGGGCAAGAGCAACGTTCCGATGACCCCGGAACATTTTGCCGCGCTGAAGGCGGATTTCTTCGCCGCGCTGGGCGAAAAGGACAAGCTCTACGTCGCCGATCTGTTCGGCGGTTCGCAACCCGAACATCGCGTCAAAGTCCGCGTCATCAACGAAATGGCCTGGCACAACCTGTTCATCCGCACGCTGCTGGTCCGTCCGACCGCCGCGGATCTCGAAGGGTTCGCCCCGGAATACACCATTATCGATCTGCCCAGCTTCCGCGCCGATCCGGAACGCCACGGTTGCCGCAGTGAAACCGTGATCGCGGTCAACCTCTCCGAAAAGCTCATTCTCATCGGCGGCACCCGCTACGCCGGCGAAATGAAGAAGAGCGTGTTCGGCATTCTCAACTACCTGCTCCCCGCCAAGGGCGTGATGCCGATGCACTGTTCCGCCAATATCGGCGCGGATGGCAAGTCGGCCGTGTTCTTCGGCCTGTCGGGCACCGGCAAGACCACGCTTTCGGCCGACGCCAGCCGCACGCTGATCGGCGATGACGAGCATGGCTGGTCGGACACCGCCGTATTCAACTTCGAAGGCGGCTGCTACGCCAAGATGATCCGCCTTTCGGCCGACGCCGAACCGGAAATCTACGCCACCACCAAGCGTTTCGGCACCGTGCTCGAAAACGTGGTGATGGACGAGGCCACCCGTCAGCTCGATCTGGACGACAACACGCTGGCCGAAAACACCCGTGGTGCCTATCCGCTGGAGTTCATTCCGAACACGTCGGAAGCGAATCTCGGCCCGGTGCCGTCGAACGTGATCATGCTCACGGCCGATGCTTTCGGCGTGCTGCCTCCGATCGCGCGCCTCACCCCGGATCAGGCGATGTATCACTTCCTGTCGGGCTACACCGCCAAGGTGGCCGGCACGGAAATCGGCGTGACCGAACCGGAAGCGACGTTCTCCACCTGCTTCGGCGCGCCGTTCATGCCGCGCCACCCCTCGGTCTATGGCAATCTGCTCAAGGAACGCATCGCCAAGGGCGGCGTGTCCTGCTGGCTGGTCAACACCGGCTGGACCGGCGGCAAATACGGCGTGGGCAAGCGCATGCCGATCAAGGAAACCCGCGCCCTGCTGAATGCTGCGCTCGACGGCAGCCTCAACAATGTGGAATTCCGCAAGGACCCGAATTTCGGCTTCGACGTGCCGGTGGCCGTGCCGGGTGTTGACACCACGATCCTCGATCCCCGCTCGACCTGGGCCGACAAGGACGAATATGATGCGACCGCCGCCAAGCTGGTCCAGCTTTTCGTCGACAACTTCGCCCAGTTCGAAGACCATGTGGACGAAAGCGTGAAGCAGGCGGCGCCCGCCGCCTGA
- a CDS encoding alpha/beta hydrolase has product MPSVIFPGPEGRLEGRFQPATRPRAPVAMILHPHPQGGGTMNDRIVQRLYKTFVDRGFATLRFNFRGVGRSQGSFDNGIGELSDAAAALDWVQSIHPEAQTTWIAGFSFGALIGMQLLMRRPEIRGFISVAPPANMYDFSFLAPCPASGIIVQGTGDTVVQPSAVQKLVDKLRTQKHITIHHDEIPRANHFFEHELEDLMKSVDNYLDFRLAPDCPIK; this is encoded by the coding sequence ATGCCGTCAGTCATTTTCCCCGGTCCCGAAGGCCGTCTCGAAGGCCGTTTCCAGCCCGCCACGCGCCCGCGCGCGCCGGTCGCCATGATCCTGCACCCGCATCCGCAGGGCGGCGGCACGATGAACGACCGCATCGTACAGCGGCTTTACAAGACGTTCGTCGATCGCGGGTTCGCCACGCTGCGCTTCAATTTCCGCGGCGTGGGCCGCAGCCAGGGCAGCTTCGACAACGGCATCGGCGAACTCTCCGATGCCGCCGCCGCGCTCGACTGGGTGCAGTCGATCCATCCCGAAGCACAGACCACGTGGATCGCGGGTTTCAGCTTCGGCGCGCTGATCGGCATGCAACTGCTGATGCGCCGCCCGGAAATCCGTGGCTTCATCTCCGTCGCTCCGCCCGCCAACATGTACGATTTCTCGTTCCTGGCCCCCTGCCCGGCCTCGGGGATCATCGTGCAGGGCACCGGCGACACGGTGGTGCAGCCGTCTGCCGTGCAGAAGCTGGTCGACAAGCTGCGCACGCAGAAGCACATCACCATCCATCACGACGAGATTCCGCGCGCGAACCACTTCTTCGAGCACGAGCTGGAAGACCTGATGAAATCGGTCGACAACTACCTCGACTTCCGCCTCGCGCCGGATTGCCCGATCAAGTAA
- a CDS encoding cysteine desulfurase family protein, whose protein sequence is MRIYLDHAATTPVRPEARAAVADGLAQWANPSSPHGEGRAARALLEDARARIGKALGWTGEVILTSGASESAQIALTRAKGGARLVSAVEHEAVLRVLPDAEVLPVRPDGALDLEVLAEAVDGRAPVVAVQVVNSETGAVQDMAAIAAVVHGAGGLLVVDAAQSAGKWPIPPEADLAIVSAHKLGGPPGIGALLVRDFAMLEPIGGQERGYRRGTENLPGALGFAAALEACAQPYCDPEVLAPIGALLAPAMAELGGVRLAERLANPSPYIEALAMPVVSGSAQLMRFDMAGFAVSQGSACSSGSLKQSHVLEAMGLDPALASRIIRVSFGWSTTRAEVEAFCAAWIAMAEEARARAA, encoded by the coding sequence TTGCGCATTTATCTCGATCACGCGGCAACCACTCCGGTCCGGCCCGAAGCGCGGGCCGCCGTGGCCGATGGTCTAGCGCAATGGGCGAACCCTTCCAGCCCTCATGGCGAAGGCCGCGCGGCCCGCGCCCTGCTGGAGGATGCCCGCGCGCGCATCGGCAAGGCGCTGGGCTGGACAGGCGAAGTGATCCTGACCAGCGGCGCCAGCGAAAGCGCGCAGATCGCGCTCACCCGGGCGAAAGGCGGCGCCCGGCTGGTGAGCGCGGTGGAACACGAGGCGGTGCTGCGTGTCCTGCCCGATGCCGAAGTGCTGCCGGTGCGGCCCGATGGCGCGCTCGATCTGGAAGTCCTCGCCGAAGCGGTCGATGGCCGCGCGCCGGTGGTGGCGGTGCAGGTGGTCAATTCCGAAACCGGGGCGGTGCAGGATATGGCCGCGATTGCCGCCGTCGTGCATGGCGCGGGCGGGCTGCTGGTGGTCGATGCGGCGCAGAGCGCGGGCAAATGGCCGATCCCGCCGGAAGCCGATCTGGCGATCGTATCGGCGCACAAGCTCGGCGGCCCGCCGGGAATCGGGGCGCTGCTGGTGCGCGATTTCGCGATGCTGGAGCCCATCGGCGGGCAGGAGCGCGGCTATCGCCGGGGAACGGAGAACCTGCCCGGCGCGCTCGGTTTTGCTGCGGCGCTGGAAGCTTGCGCGCAGCCCTATTGCGATCCCGAGGTTCTTGCCCCGATTGGCGCGCTGCTTGCGCCCGCGATGGCGGAACTGGGCGGCGTGCGGCTGGCGGAGCGGCTGGCCAATCCCAGCCCCTATATCGAGGCGCTGGCGATGCCGGTGGTATCGGGCAGCGCGCAACTGATGCGGTTCGATATGGCGGGGTTCGCGGTCAGCCAGGGCTCGGCCTGTTCCTCGGGCAGCCTGAAACAGAGCCACGTGCTGGAAGCGATGGGGCTCGATCCCGCGCTGGCCAGCCGGATCATCCGGGTCAGCTTCGGGTGGAGCACCACCCGGGCGGAAGTGGAAGCGTTCTGCGCGGCGTGGATCGCCATGGCCGAGGAAGCCAGGGCGCGCGCGGCATGA